A window of bacterium genomic DNA:
GCACCAGGCTCACCACGAGGTCGTGTGCGCCCACGAGCGCCGACAGCCCCGCATCGTCGGCCAGGTCGAAGGCGCGCGCCTCGCCCGCCTGATGGCCGCCGACCAGGCGCTCGGCTTCAGCTGCCTCGAGGCTGGTGACAGTGACGCGCGCGCCGGCCTCCAGCAGGTAGCGCACCAGCGGGCCGGCCACCATGCCGGCGCCCAGGACGAGGATCTTCGCCATCGCTCACGACCTTTCCGCACCGCCGGGCCCGTGGCCGGGCGGCGCCGCCGCGGCTCAGCGCCGGCTGCGGTCCAGGTATTCCTGCAGGTAACGGTAATCCGGGGCCAGCGCACCCCGGTGCGCGATCACGGCCTTCTTCAGGTGCGGCGGCAGCAACAGGCTCTCGAACCCCACCCGGAAATCGGCGCGGGCCAGGGCCGGGATCATCTCGCTGAGCACGCGACTGAAGTACTCCGACGACTCGCGCGGCACCTCGCAGGGAAGGTTGTCCACGGCCATGATCGCCGGTCCGGGACCCTCCACACCGGGCAGAATTTCGCCGCTGTCGGGGACGGCCACGTAGCAGGGTTCGTCGGGCATGGTCGGGCGCGTCGTCAACTCGATGGCGCCCTCGAGGTCGCAACTGATGTCGCCGACCACCTGCAGGCGCGGTTGCTTGCCGGGACCCCAGTTCGCGCGGGCCCACTTGCGCGTCAGCAGGCGGGGGTACGGCGTGTCCCAGTAGATGGAATTGACGAGCACATCCAGGTGCGGCAGGTGGCGCTCGAAGACACCACGGTAGTTTTCCGGGCGCTGGTAGTAGTCCTGCAGCACGAAATGCGCTTCGGCCGAGCGCGGCTCGACCATGTGCTCCTCGCGGAACGTCACCAGGACCAGCGGTCCCATGGTCGCGCGATCCGCCGCGGCGGCGGCCGGCAGTTCCTCGACGCGGATCTCGCGGATCGGCAGGCAGGCCAGCATCTCGCGACAACCGGCCGCCACGTTGCCGTACCCGGCCATGCCGATGATGATCGGCGCGCCGTCGTCTTCGGCGGCCAGGCGCGCGCCGATGGCGCCCAGGTGCGCCTTCGTCGAGTCGAGGTTCTCGTAGGAGTGCGCGGGGCGGATCTCCTGCAGCGGCGTCGGGCGGCCCTGCGCGGCGAGGCGGCGGCCCAGCGCGGCCAGCGTTTCGACCATGCCCGCATAGCCGGCATGGAGGCTGAAGAAGATGAGGCGCCGGTTCTGCTCGTTCACGATGCGCTCGTAGTCGATGAGCGTGGCGCCGACGTCGAGGATCCGCTGCAACAGGGGCATGTTGTAGCGCTGCCCCTTCACCGTGTGCGAGAAGAAAAGGTACGCCGTGCGTGCCTGCAGCAGGTCGAGCGGCACTTCCTTGACCGCGACGACGATCCCCGCACGCGTCAGGTCCTCGCCCACCTCGGCGCCGGCGGCCACATACTCTTCATCGCCGTAGACCCGGATGGGCGACGGCTGCACGACGAAAGCCAGGTCGTGGCGCGCGCGCAGGGTCTCGATGTCACCGGGGATCAGGGGAACGCGGCGCTCCCATTTGTTCTTGTCTTCGCGACGGATGCCGATGGTCACGCCCACGAGAGTCACCGCTTGGAAGGAAGCCCGCGAGGAAACAGGTCAGGGCCGGGGAAGATCGCGCCGCCGACGTTTTCGACGCGGCGCATCCGGCTCGCGGGCAAAGCTAGAGGGCGGCCTGTGGCCCGTCAAGGAACACGCCCTGCCCCGTCGCAGGTGGAACGGTCACCGGCCCGGTTGCGCACAATTCGGGCGTGACACGCGCCCTGGTCCGGAATAGACTCCGCTTTCCGGAGGCGCCCCCCGCAGGGTTTTCGCAGCCATGGTCGCCACCGGTTTCGGCCACCGGGAAGGAGTCGCGATGTCCGCCAACGCTCAAGTCATGGTGCTCAAGCAGTCACTGCAGTTCTTCAGCCGCACCTGCAGCGTGTTCCGCGAAGAGGACGCCCGCTACGCACCCACGCCGGGCCAGTTCTCGGTTGCCCAGCATGTGGCCCACGTGGCGCAGACCATAGACTGGTTCGTCGAGGGTGCCTTCCGGCCCGCCGGCTTCGACCTGGACTTCGCCGCGCACCAGGCCGCCGTACGGCGCGTGGAGTCGCTGCCGGAAGCCTTCGCCTGGCTGGCCCGCTCCGTCGATGCAGCCGCGGCCGACCTGGCCGCCCGCAGCGATGCCGACATGGCAGCCCCGATCGCGGCCGGTCCGGTGATGGGCGGCCTGCCGCGCATCGCCATCGTCGGCGCGATGGCCGAGCACATGGCGCACCACCGCGGCGCGCTCTCGGTCTATGCCCGGCTGCTCGGCTACGCACCGCCGATGCCCTACGCCGACGCCTGAACCGGAGCCGGTCCGGGGACACGGTGATGCAGCAACGACAAGGGCCCCGTCCGCATCGCGTTCGGGGCCCTTCGTCATGTCCTGCCGGCCGGGAAGCGGGCTAGCGGGCCAGTCGCATCGCCACGGCGTAGGCGAGCGGCAACGCGATCCCGATGCCCATCAGCACCCCGCCGCGACCAGCCAGCCCCTTGCGCCCGCGCACGAGGAACGGCCCGGTCAGGGCCAGCACGATCAGCAGGCCGGCATAGATGTCGGCGATGCCGGTCCACGGCGCCTTGCCATTGTTCAGGTGCATGAAGTTGAGGTCGAACAGGAACGGGCGCGGCCGCACGCCGCGGCGCACGCCCTCGCCCGTCACCAGGTTCACCTCGTAGCCACCGTTTTCCAGGAAGATCTGGAGCACTTCCGGCGACGCGCGCCAGGTGGTCTTCACCTGCTCGCGCGGCACCCCCAGCCGCTCCAGCACCAGTGGCTCGACCTCGGCGGTCGGGCCGGCGCCTGGCGGCACGATCTTCACCGGCTCGGCCACGCGGGCGTAGTTCGCGTCCCAGTGGTGGGCATGGTTCAGCGCGATGCCGCTGACGCCGTAGACGATGGTCAGGCCCACCACCAGGAACCCGATCTCGCGATGCAGGGTCCAGCAGACCTTGCGGAAGTCCCGCATCGGCCGGTCAGTTCTTCGCGGCGACGGCGCCGGTGCCGCTGAGCTGGTACAGCGTCATGCACGCTGTGACCTCGTCAGCCTTGAACTCGCGGCCTTCCTTCTTGGCGTTGGCCTCGCAGACCTTCTTCGTGGTCTCCATGTCGAGCTGGTTCGCCGTCCACACGCCCTCGGCAATCACCGTGTCGCCCAGGATCTCGGGCGGGAACACGATCTCGCCGTCCTTCACCTTCACGCGCACCGTCTGGCCCTCGACGTCCGAGGCCAGGTTGATCCAGCAGCCGCGATGCTCGCAGACGCCCACGGCCTTGCCCTGCACGCGGATGGTCTTGCCCACCCAGGCATCGGGATGGGCCAGCAGGTCACTGACGCGCACCGTGTCGGCACCCGCCACACCCTTGCCGTAGGTCTTGCCGCCGTCGCCGGCCAGGGCAACGCCCGCAGCCGTGACCAGGATCGCGGTCAGCAGCGAAATGAGGATACGCATGGCCGAATTCCCTCCGTCGTTCGATGAAAAGGTGAGGGCCCGCTCCCTCGCGGGCATCGGATCAAGGATCGTCGCTCCCGTGCGGGGAATCAAGACCCGTTCGCGGCCTGTTCGCCGCCCGGTGCGCCGTCGCGGGACACCCCCAGCGCGAAGCGCAGCCCGGCCGCGATGCCCTGCCCCCAGTTCACCCAGTTGTGCCCGGCGGCCCTCTCCACCGCCTCGACGGTGTGCCCGGTGGCCGCCAGGGCGGCGGCCAGGCGCCGGTGGCTCGGCAACAGCCACTCGAAGGCGCCGCATTCGAGGCGCCAGCGCACGTTTTGTGGTGGTGAATTTACTACAATATCATGGAAGGCTTCGCGCCCCGCGAACGGATTCCCCCGGACCATGTCCGGTGAAAACAGGAACGCCCCGGACTGGGCGATGACCGCCTCGAACCCGCCGGCCGACTCCCAGGCGAGCTGCGCGCTGAGCAACCCGCCGAGGCTGGCCCCCCAGGCCATCTGGCGGCCGTCCAGCCCGACCCGGGCGGCGACAGCGGGCAACAGTTCGCCGGTCAGGAAGGCGCGATACCGCTCGTTGAAGAAATACTCGGCTGTCCGCTCGCGCGGCGGCACGAACACGCAGTGCGCCGGGCCGATCTCCCCGCGCTCGAGCAGGCGGTCGAGCACCTGCGGCACGCGGCCCCAGCCGTAGTAGGCCTTGCCGTCCTGGAACAGCAGCAGCGGCAACGCGTGGTCGGCAAATCCCGCCGGAGTGTAGACCAGGGCCGGGCGCGACTGGCCCAGGAGCGCCGATTCCACCTGCAGGCGCAGCGTGCGGCCGCGCGGCGCCGTGCCGGCCGTCGCCGCGAAGTCGCTCTCGACCGCGAAACCGGGCCCGGCCACATGGCAGGCGTAGGGCCACCAGGGGTTCAGGCGGGGGCTGGTGTTCGCGGGGTCTTCACGGCGCTGGCCGGCGGCATCCTGCCAGGCGTACTCGAAATAGGCATCTTCCGGGAGGTCGAACGGACGCAACCCGGCCACCGCCAGCGGCGCGCGCTGCCAGTCGGTGAAATCGCTCAGCAGGTGGGTGGCCCAGTCGGGAGCCTGCAGTTCGACGCGCATCGCGGCACCTCGACGCGCCGGGCGCCGCCGCACGGTGCAGCGGCGGCGCCGGCCATCCCGTTCAGCTCTCCGGACCGGAAAGCTTCGCCCGCTTGGCCGCCTGTTTGCGGTCGTTCTCGTCCAGCAGCGCCTTGCGCAGCCGGATCGACTTGGGCGTCACTTCGACGTACTCGTCGTGATTGAGGTACTCGAGCGCTTCCTCGAGGCTCATCTTCAGCGGCGGGGCGATCTTCATCTTCCGGTCGCTGCCCGAGGCCCGCATGTTCGACAGTTGCTTCGCCTTCTGCGCGTTGACCATGATGTCCTCGTCGCGCGGCGTCTCGCCGATGATCTGGCCCGTGTAGAGCGTGTCGCCCGCCTCGACGAAGAAGATCCCGCGGTCCTGCAGCGCATCGAGCGCGAACGCCACGGCCTTGCCGCCGTGCATCGAGATGATGCTGCCGGAGGTGCGCTCGGGAATCGAGCCCTTGAAGTACTCGTACTGGTGGAAGCGGTGGTGCATGACGATCTCGCCGGCGGTCGCCCGCAGCATCCGGCTGCGGAACCCGATCAGGCCGCGACTCGGGATGTGGA
This region includes:
- a CDS encoding DinB family protein translates to MSANAQVMVLKQSLQFFSRTCSVFREEDARYAPTPGQFSVAQHVAHVAQTIDWFVEGAFRPAGFDLDFAAHQAAVRRVESLPEAFAWLARSVDAAAADLAARSDADMAAPIAAGPVMGGLPRIAIVGAMAEHMAHHRGALSVYARLLGYAPPMPYADA
- a CDS encoding DUF4920 domain-containing protein; the encoded protein is MRILISLLTAILVTAAGVALAGDGGKTYGKGVAGADTVRVSDLLAHPDAWVGKTIRVQGKAVGVCEHRGCWINLASDVEGQTVRVKVKDGEIVFPPEILGDTVIAEGVWTANQLDMETTKKVCEANAKKEGREFKADEVTACMTLYQLSGTGAVAAKN
- a CDS encoding esterase family protein, with the translated sequence MRVELQAPDWATHLLSDFTDWQRAPLAVAGLRPFDLPEDAYFEYAWQDAAGQRREDPANTSPRLNPWWPYACHVAGPGFAVESDFAATAGTAPRGRTLRLQVESALLGQSRPALVYTPAGFADHALPLLLFQDGKAYYGWGRVPQVLDRLLERGEIGPAHCVFVPPRERTAEYFFNERYRAFLTGELLPAVAARVGLDGRQMAWGASLGGLLSAQLAWESAGGFEAVIAQSGAFLFSPDMVRGNPFAGREAFHDIVVNSPPQNVRWRLECGAFEWLLPSHRRLAAALAATGHTVEAVERAAGHNWVNWGQGIAAGLRFALGVSRDGAPGGEQAANGS